The sequence below is a genomic window from Nostoc flagelliforme CCNUN1.
GCATCTGAAGTGCTTGATTAAGATCCGCGATCGCACCTTGATGATCGCCCAATATAGAACGCGCTTTACCTCGGTTGCGATAGACAATGGCATCTTGAAAATTTAGTCGCAATGCTTGATTAAAATCTGCGATCGCTTCTCGATAATTCCCCATTTTGCAACGCACAACCCCACGACAGCAGTAAGCTTGGGCATCTTGCGGATCAGCTTTTAATACCCAATTTAAATCGGCGAGTGCCTCTTGGGTATCTCCCTTTTCAGCCTTTTCTAATAATTGCGTAAAATATTCATTTGTGGATAAAATAGGTGCATTTGGAGAAGGTGATTGCTGTACAAAAGGTAATTCTTGGGGTTGTAGCTGTTTAATTTGTTCTAGACACAGACGACAATTGTCTTTATCCTGTTGTTCTAGATATAATTGTGCAGCTTTTTTAAAATTAGCGATCGCGTCTTGAATATAACCCTGTTTGCGCCGCACTATCCCCCGCAGATAATAAGCAGAAGCATAGTTGAGATTGAGACGAATAGCGCGTTCAACATCGTCTAGCGCCCCCGGTAAATTTTTCAGCGCCACCCTTGCCAATCCACGACAATAATATGCCTCTACACTCTCAGGATTCAGCTTCAGGGCTTCGGTATAATCTGAAACAGCCTTAAGGATTGCTCCTGAGTCATAATATGCCAAACCCCGTTGCAAGTAAGCTTCGGTAAAATAAGGTGTCAGTTTTAAAGCATGGTTAAATTCCTCAATTGCTCCAGCGTAGTCCTTTCGCCTAGCCTTTTCCAATCCTCTATTATAGAATTCGTCATTCATGGCATTTGTTTGGTTGATTCAGTTAGTTGAATTCCAGCACGCTTGTTTCGTAGCTTAACCTATGCACTCACCCTTCATATTTTAAGTATTCAGCGTGCCTTTGCTTCATTCTCGTGTATTTAAAAATGTATCGATAAAAATCTATGGTTATTCTGGACTTATGCTTCCGATTTCTCAAGATGCCGGGCTAATTAACAGGGCTAATAAGATTTCAACGATAGAGAAAATTGTGGCTTTATGAATTGATATGGCAACTTTAGCAATCAAGTTGATAAACCACTATTAGGACGATTATTTCCAATTACAAATAAAAAAGCTGGGGAAATGACTACATTCAATTCCCCATATCTCGCAGATTATGAAATATTTACAGTTAACTAGAATTATTCGGAAAGCAAGCTAGGAGAAGTCAGTACAAAAACATCAAAGCTTCCTTGAGCGTCAGTTTGTGGTTTTATGGGATTCGCAAAATGGAAAAATTCATGGTCATTGACCAATAATAGTTCCCCCGGATTTAGAACTTTGCTAAACACAGGTTTTTCTCTTTTAGCAGTATATAGATGTGTTTCTCCACCTTGAATATTATCTCTATCTACTGAAAATATCCCAATAAAATCAGTACCATCTTGATGGATACCTTCAGGCGCTGGACTACCCGAATTATCTGGCGAGCAAATAATTCTAATTTGATGAACTCCGATTTCAGCTTCTGGATGAAGTTTACAAGAATCACTAAATGCTAAGACAAGATTTTTAAAAATATCGAGTTCTATGAGTGCATCATCTAATTCTGCAAACTCTCTTTTTAAGTCGCCCAATAATGGATTATACTCTTTACTTTGAAAGAAGTAGCCATGAGGTAATTTGATTAACTCATTTCCAGAAACTGTGAACCGAGATAATCTCCTCGAACGAAAGTTGCCTTTGATATAAGGGTCAACAGGCATATTCCTAAAAAATGGCTTGAAACCTTCTAGATTTATCGAATTTACTTTTCTTAGAGTAAAGAGAAAAGCATATTCTAATTCCGTTGATGCCCGCACTTGTTGCATAGGATTTACCTCCTTGCACGTTGGAATTCTCCCGGATTTTTCTTTATGGGAGGCTTATAACACCTAGTATATGCTACTTTTTATTACTATGTTGTTAATTTGAGTACAAAAATTGACACTTTATGATATACAAAATTACTCAATTTCTGTCACAGGGCGGAGTAGTTGCTGAAAAGATTTGCTGTTGAGAGGTAGGCGGGTAAGGAATCGACGTATATTTACTAGCAGCAACAAGGTTTTATAATGATAGATTGGCTTTACCGTTACCCACCTTTATATCCAGGTATTTTACTTAAGCGTTACAAGCGGTTTTTTGCTGACGTTCAACTTACTTCTGGCGAAATAGTGACAGCACACTGTCCAAATACAGGGCCAATGACTGGAGTATCAACTCCCCAAAGTGCTGTACAGCTCTCCAAAAGTGATAATCTTAACCGCAAATTGGCTTACACTTTAGAACTAATTCAGGTACATGATAACGATCCGACTTGGGTAGGCATAAATACTTTCTTGCCCAATCGGGTGGTAAAGCTAGCTTTAGCTAAATATCTTTTCCCAGAATTGGGCGGCTATAGCCAAATCAAGGGTGAGGTGGTTTATGGGCTAGATAAAAAAAGTCGAGTGGATTTTTTCTTAACGGGGAGTGATGAGGAACGCCCGATTTATTTAGAAGTGAAAAATACAACTTTGTCTGAGGGCAGACTAGCCTTATTTCCCGACACGGAGACTACAAGAGGACAAAAGCATTTGCGAGAACTAATGGCGCTGCTACCTCTAACTCGTGCGGTGATGCTTTACTTTATCAATCGCGGTGATTGTATTGAGTTTTCCCCTGGCGATCGCACAGATCCTATATATGGTAAGTTATTACGGGATGCGATCGCTCTCGGTTTAGAAGTCTTACCTTGCCGTTTTGATATTTCCCCCGAAGGTATCCGTTATTTGGGTTTGGCAAAACTAAAAATTTGAGGCTCTTCCGTAGATGTTATGCTGAACTTTAAGGGAAAATTCGGAATTTACCTTTAATAGCAAGGCTTTTGGGCAGTTCTAGCCTTAATTTTATTCCAAAGGCTCAAAATCACAGGTTAAAAGCTATCTTTCTTGCCCAGTAAGGAATCCGAGCTATTTTATAAGCGTTTTTAGCATAACAAGTAATGAAGAACCAAATTTGATTACACCTAATTAAATCTGAACGCATGAAACAATAAATCCATCTAGACAGTATCTAGATGGATTTATTGGTAGTTAGTGTTTACTAAAAAACATTCAACCAAACTGTCATAGAGAAACGGCTACAGGTAGTCGCCGCCCCAGAAATAACATTAGCTATTGTGACGTTTGCTTATGCAGGAATCAAAACTGTGTCAATTACATGGATGACACCGTTATCAGCAGCAACATCTGCTGCTGCAACAGTTGCATCATTGATTTTAACGCCATTAGAAGCGTCGATTTTTACATCTGAACCTTCAACTGTTGTAGCTGTCTTTAGCTTAACTACATCAGCAGCTAGTACCTTGCCTGAAACTACATGATAGGTCAA
It includes:
- a CDS encoding tetratricopeptide repeat protein: MNDEFYNRGLEKARRKDYAGAIEEFNHALKLTPYFTEAYLQRGLAYYDSGAILKAVSDYTEALKLNPESVEAYYCRGLARVALKNLPGALDDVERAIRLNLNYASAYYLRGIVRRKQGYIQDAIANFKKAAQLYLEQQDKDNCRLCLEQIKQLQPQELPFVQQSPSPNAPILSTNEYFTQLLEKAEKGDTQEALADLNWVLKADPQDAQAYCCRGVVRCKMGNYREAIADFNQALRLNFQDAIVYRNRGKARSILGDHQGAIADLNQALQMQPEDPLVYIARGNAYRAMGNYLGAIQDYSYALKINPDDAQAYYNRGIAYTCMEEMQNALEDYQRAASIFCEQEDWGNYQQVLSNLEKIQKFSPESKKQKYNLLRQRLLRMVGGYWEIAERLIQQKQDYHPGMSDEWYLQKVIDDLERDRGR
- a CDS encoding 2OG-Fe dioxygenase family protein; this encodes MQQVRASTELEYAFLFTLRKVNSINLEGFKPFFRNMPVDPYIKGNFRSRRLSRFTVSGNELIKLPHGYFFQSKEYNPLLGDLKREFAELDDALIELDIFKNLVLAFSDSCKLHPEAEIGVHQIRIICSPDNSGSPAPEGIHQDGTDFIGIFSVDRDNIQGGETHLYTAKREKPVFSKVLNPGELLLVNDHEFFHFANPIKPQTDAQGSFDVFVLTSPSLLSE
- the sfsA gene encoding DNA/RNA nuclease SfsA produces the protein MIDWLYRYPPLYPGILLKRYKRFFADVQLTSGEIVTAHCPNTGPMTGVSTPQSAVQLSKSDNLNRKLAYTLELIQVHDNDPTWVGINTFLPNRVVKLALAKYLFPELGGYSQIKGEVVYGLDKKSRVDFFLTGSDEERPIYLEVKNTTLSEGRLALFPDTETTRGQKHLRELMALLPLTRAVMLYFINRGDCIEFSPGDRTDPIYGKLLRDAIALGLEVLPCRFDISPEGIRYLGLAKLKI
- a CDS encoding fasciclin domain-containing protein; its protein translation is MANIVDTAANNGSFNTLVAAIQAAGLVDTLKGPGPFTVFAPTDEAFNKLPAGTVDALLQDIPKLTKILTYHVVSGKVLAADVVKLKTATTVEGSDVKIDASNGVKINDATVAAADVAADNGVIHVIDTVLIPA